In the Rhodothermales bacterium genome, CGCGGCGCGCCGTGAGCACGTACGAGCCGGCCGGCAAATCGCCGACGCGGAAGGCACCCCCGTTGCGGGTCATGACGGTCACGGGCCCGGGCTCGACACGCACCTCCACCCCTTCGAGCCCATCGAACGGCGCATAGAACCCGGTGATGCTGCCTTCGATGGCTCCTACGTTCTCAAACCCCTCACCGAATGGGTCGAGCGGATTGCTCCGCGGCGCACCGTCCAGACAGCCGGCCAACGTCAGCGCCAGGCCTATCCAACCAACCGATATAATACATGATGCACGCAGGCGCATACCTCGCGAATTAACTCAGCAGCTTGCTGTCCCTTCTCGGATACAAGACGCGTCGACGCCTCGACTCGCATGGAGCGACGCGGTCTTTCGGTGCTGCGGGTCGTAGCTCTACTGTGCTTTAGCGTTCACCGATGACCACCCCACGCGGAAGGACATCCCGATAGTTGTTCAAACACCGAACTGCGTAATATACACTAAAGGCGTTCAATGCGGCAGGTTCCGTTCCGTTTCTCTCGCCAGACAATCCCAGGTTTTCTCACCCAATGCTACAGCCAGCTTGCCCTATTGCCGTGCTCTGGCTAGATTTATGGTGCCCTTGCACTCCTCACGAGCGCGGACTCCCTCCCATCGCGTCCGCGCGCAACAGTGCCCCCCATGGCCGATTTCGAATTTGTGACGACGTGGCGCGTCCCCGCGCCATTACAGATCGTATGGGATGAAATCCACACGATCGAACACTGGACGGAATGGTGGGGGGCCATCGCAACGATGGACCCGGTGGAAGCGGGCGATCAACTGGGACTCGGAAGCCTGCGCCGTATGGTCTGGCGCGGTCCTCTGCCGTACCGTTTTGCCTTCGATCTACGCATCACCCGCGTGGAGCCTCCTACCGTGATCGAGGGCGTCGCCACGGGCGACCTGACCGGCTGGGGATGCTGGCAACTGACCGGTGACGGCCGCGACACCCTGGTCCGTCTCGACTGGCGAGCCGACGCGAGCGCCGGCTGGATGCGCGTGCTACGCCCCCTGCTTCGCCCGATCATCCGATGGAATCACGAGGCCGTCATGCAGGCCGGCTATCGGGGCCTGCTGCGAAGACTCCAGAAAGAGCTGGTGCACTGAACCGACGTTGTCGTCGGACGGGGCACCCCACGATCTGTCCTTATGAAACGACTTGCCATCCTCGGCGCCGGTATAGCCGGTCTTGGCGCCGCCTGGGCGTTGCGTAACGCCGACATCGAGATCGACCTTTTCGAGAAAAGCCGCGGTCTGG is a window encoding:
- a CDS encoding SRPBCC family protein, whose translation is MADFEFVTTWRVPAPLQIVWDEIHTIEHWTEWWGAIATMDPVEAGDQLGLGSLRRMVWRGPLPYRFAFDLRITRVEPPTVIEGVATGDLTGWGCWQLTGDGRDTLVRLDWRADASAGWMRVLRPLLRPIIRWNHEAVMQAGYRGLLRRLQKELVH